The genomic DNA GTGAGATTCGGCCGATTGGGCTGCTGGCGATAGGCTGCGTGCTGTTTTCGCTGGTGCTGGTGGCGGCCGTGGCGCACTACGTGCTGCCCGGCTTTGGCTGGGGGCCGGCGTTTGTGCTGGCCGCCATTATTGCGCCCACCGATGCCGTGTCGGCTTCGGTGGCCACCAAGGGCCTGCCCATTTCGCGGCGCATCATTGCCATTCTGGAGGGCGAAAGCCTGGTGAACGACGCTACGGGCCTCATTGCTTACCGCTATGCGGTGGCGGCGATAGTTACGGGGCAGTTTGCGCTGGGCGTGGCCGCTGGGCAGCTGGTGCTGGTGGCGGGCATTGGCGTGGGGGTAGGGCTGGCGGTGGGGGCCGCGTTTTACCTGGTGCACCGACTCTCGCGCACCAGCGTCACCGTCGATACCAGCCTGGGCCTGCTCACGCCCTACGCCGCCTACCTGCTGGCCGAAACCGCGCACGGCTCGGGCGTGCTGGCCGTGGTGACGGCCGCCTTATTTATGAGCCAGTATTCGGCGCGCATCTTCACCCACGAAGGCCGCCTGCAGTCGGCCGCCGTGTGGGATACGCTGTCCTTTTTGCTCAATGGCCTGGTATTCATTTTAATAGGTTTGCAGCTGCCGACCATTGTGGCGGGCGTGGCCCCCGAGCTGCGCTGGGCGCTGCTGGGCTACGGCGCGCTCATCAGCCTGGCGGTAATCGGCGCGCGGATGCTGTGGGTGTACCCCTCGGCCACGCTGTTGCGCCGGCTGGCGGCTATTGGCCACTCCAAGCAGCAGCAGCTATCGGCGGGCGAGGTCACGCTCATTGGCTGGGGCGGCATGCGCGGGGTGCTGTCGCTGGCCGCCGCGCTGGCCCTACCCCTGGCGATGCCCACGGGCGCGGGCTTTCCGCAGCGCAATCCCATTTTGCTGCTCACGTTCGTCGTCATTCTGATTTCGATACTGGTGCAGGGCCTCACGCTGCGGCCGCTCATCGGCTGGCTGGGAGTTGAGGTCGATGACGGGGCCGACCACGAGGTGCTGGAGCTGCGCCTGCGCCTGGCCAGCCAAACCATCGACTACCTGGCCAGCCCCGCTGCCGCCGGCCAGGCCCCGCCCGAAATCCTGACCCGCATGCAGCACCGCTACCAGCAGCGCCTGGAGCGCCTGCGCCGCCGCGAAAACTCGCCCGGCGAGGCCCTGCCCGAGATAGCCCTTACCCCCTTCCAAAAGCTGCAAGAGGTAGTCATTCACTACGAGCGCGGCTTGCTCGCCGAGCTGCGCCGCGAACAAAACACCAGCGAGGAAGCCCTGCGCAAGCTCGAAAACGAGCTCGATTTGGAGGAAGGCCGCCTGGCCCTGGACAAGGCGCAATGATGGTAGTGACTAATGAAGAACTTTGTTAGTCTAGGACTTACGCAAATCGTCTGTCCTTGCGAGCATGTTGCGCATTAAGCAAGGTCGCGGCAATCGCCCCAGAACGACCGGCGCGGGTGTCGTTCTGGGGCGATTGCTTCGCTTTGCTCGCAATGACAGACGATTTGCGTAAGTCCTATAGTCACTCGTCATTAGTCATTACCTGCTGCGGCTCCTTTTCTCCACTGCGTTCTATCGTACCTTTGTTTCTTGCTAACGCTACTTATTCCGCGCGGGGCTATCTAAATGGGGTTCTTCAATTTTTTGACCAGCGACATTGCCATTGACCTGGGCACTGCCAATACGTTAATCATTCATAATGACAAGATTGTGGTGGACGAGCCGAGCATTATCGCCAAGGACCGCACCACCAACAAAGTCATCGCGGTGGGCACCAAGGCCCAGCAGATGCACGAAAAAACGCACGATAATATCAAGACCATCCGGCCGCTAAAGGACGGCGTAATCGCCGATTTCCACGCGGCGGAGGAGATGATAAAGGGCCTCATCCGGCTCATCGACACGCGCAAGCGGCTGTTTCAGCCCTCGCACCGCATGGTTATCTGCATTCCGAGCGGCATTACGGAGGTCGAGAAGCGCGCCGTGCGCGACTCGGCCGAGCACGCTGGGGCCAAGGAAGTCTGGATGATTCAGGAGCCAATGGCGGCGGCCATCGGCATTGGAATCGACGTGGAGCAACCCATCGGCTCGATGATAATCGACATCGGGGGCGGCACCACCGAGATTGCCGTCATTGCCCTGTCGGGCATCGTGTGCGACCAATCGATTAAGACGGCCGGCGACGTTTTCAACCAGGATATTCTGGATTATATGCGCCGGCAGCACAATTTGCTGATTGGCGAGCGCTCGGCCGAGCGCATTAAAATTGAGGTGGGCGCGGCCCTGACCGAGCTCGATGTGACGCCGCCCGACTACGAGGTGCGCGGCCGCGATTTGATGACGGGTATTCCGAAAGTGATAAAAGTCACGTCGTCGGAAATCGCTATCGCGCTCGATAAATCGGTGGCCAAAATTGAGGAAGCCGTGCTCAAGGCGCTGGAAATCAGTCCGCCCGAGCTGTCGGCCGACATCTACGAAAACGGCATTCACCTCACCGGCGGCGGTGCGCTGTTGCGCGGCCTCGACAAGCGTCTGGCCGCCAAAACCAAGCTGCCCATCCACATTGCCGAAGACCCGCTGCGCGCCGTGGTACGCGGCACCGGCAAGGCCATCAAGGACATTCAAGCCTACCGGGGCGTACTACTGACGTAGAGTTAAGAGTTGAGAGTTAAGCGTTAAGAGTTGACCTTGTGCATTCACCGTC from Hymenobacter psoromatis includes the following:
- a CDS encoding rod shape-determining protein gives rise to the protein MGFFNFLTSDIAIDLGTANTLIIHNDKIVVDEPSIIAKDRTTNKVIAVGTKAQQMHEKTHDNIKTIRPLKDGVIADFHAAEEMIKGLIRLIDTRKRLFQPSHRMVICIPSGITEVEKRAVRDSAEHAGAKEVWMIQEPMAAAIGIGIDVEQPIGSMIIDIGGGTTEIAVIALSGIVCDQSIKTAGDVFNQDILDYMRRQHNLLIGERSAERIKIEVGAALTELDVTPPDYEVRGRDLMTGIPKVIKVTSSEIAIALDKSVAKIEEAVLKALEISPPELSADIYENGIHLTGGGALLRGLDKRLAAKTKLPIHIAEDPLRAVVRGTGKAIKDIQAYRGVLLT